In the genome of Lathyrus oleraceus cultivar Zhongwan6 chromosome 4, CAAS_Psat_ZW6_1.0, whole genome shotgun sequence, the window actggagtagctttgaatttcaagcgaaccaggataaatcgTTTGTGTTATTATTATTCATTATGTGTGTGTTATTGCAAAAAGATTTTAAATCCCGTGAAAACAATTCACAtcccctttcttgtttttctctaccttcaaaAGTGATTGCTATTGAAGAAGCTTGGGACCTAAGGATTATAAAGGTTGATGAAATCATTGTTTCCCTACAAACCTTTGAGATGTCTTTAATGAAAGGTCAGAAAAGAATAACAAAGGTATAGCCTTTGTATCCAAAACTAAAGAAGTTGGTATCATATCCTAAATTTTACCCTAAGACTTTCCACCCGCATTAGCATAGCATAATCGATCCATTTTATTGTGCATTTCATCAATTAAAGCATTCATTAGGGTTTAGATTAAAAGTCAGAATTTCCGGTATTTTATCTGATCTTGATAACATTTATTTAGTCATTTGTTGATTAAGAAATACACagacttgatttctcaatctcagTGCATCATTCATTTCATTGCATTATGTTTCATAGGTTCAGAGGGTGACAATCAAGAGTATTGTTGTCATATAAATCTTTGTTGCGTTTTAATTATAATTGAGAATCAAGGGTAAATGGTATGAGAGTGATTAATTTGCTTTTGATTGTCTATTCACGATTATTCAGTCAGTAATTCAATGCATTCACAAGACGTCTATATTTTATACTcatcataacatgcatttcattCCACATTTTGTTTAAAATATCGCTCAAAATAGAGAGGGATTTCATGCGCCATCGAGGAGAGTTGCAGCTGAGAATCTGAAATCAGTGGCGACGAAGACAACGAATGTGTGATGAAGGAGTTGAAAGTGGCGACGGATGTCGGAGAAGTGAGGTGAGTGGTTGAGACGTGACCTAAGAGGGCAAACAAGGAAAAGAGAAGGGGAAAAAAGGTGGGACATGGAAGATTTAGGTTTCTTTCTCCTTATGTTTTCCAAATTGTAACATCaataaaaaatagttttaagcaaaaatatattatttatttaaagaATATTTTGATTGAGTGTGTGGCTTGCCATTTTTGTTTACAACGATCTTTaaaattgtatatattttttttctttgttaCAATTATAATGTAGTATTTATTTATTCAAGTGCagtttaattttaattaatttaatattattttttataaatgaaattaatatattttaaaaattaaaaataaatatgtAATTTTAAGATTTAATTGATATAAAAAACAATTAGTGgtaaataattatattttatacaaattattatgtattattatttttttagtaaaaaaattaatttttatttaaataaaaaacaatttaaGGCAATTAGTAACAACTTAAAATTTTTAAAAAGAATGAAACTCAATTAGTTCAATCGACGAATGGAAAACACAAAAATTGTTTCTTTTCTTCATTTGAAGTAGCCGTTAAAAACGAGACGGAGACAAAGAGAGAAGGTGAAGAAATTGTTTCTTTTCTTCGTTTGAAATGGCGGTTAAAAACGAGACGGAGACAAAGAAAGAAAGTGTAGGGTAGTGACTATAATTATATATTATACTACGAGTGGGAGGCAAAGGGAGAAAGGTGTAGGGTACGACTATAATATATAACATtagtttaatttttatttatttaaataaaagTTAATTTTATAAAAATCTGGAATGTAattgttttatatatatatatatatataatatatatatatatatatatatatatatatatatatatatatatatatatatatatatatatatatataatatataataaatatgagagagagagagagagagagagagagagagagagagagagagagagagagagagagagagagagagagagagagagagagagaagagagagagagagagagagagagagagagaggagagagaagagagagagagagaggaggagagagagagagagagagagagagagagagagagagagagagagagagagagagagagaggaggagagagagagagagagagagatgttGTGAAATTTATGCTTTTTATTTAACTTTAGATGATACTACTGTGTTACAGacttaattaatttaattcaaaaTCACTCTAACACTTAGAGAGTTAGCTCCATCGACTTAAGTATGATAGGAAAATTTTCAACTTCATCAGTTTTATCAACTTCAATTTTATCACTCGAGTAATATTCAGCCTAGGTGAATGATTCTAGAGAAAAAGGATCTGACTTTTGTTATTCCTTTCCATAGTGTCGACAAGGGCCTCCCCATTTTCGTAAATTTGGTGGACTTTGGACCATTCATAACTTTCAATTCACTGAGAAACTTATTGATATTAACACTAGAACTACCACCATCTTGACTAGCTTTTTTTGCAGACTCTTTAATTTCCAAAGCTCTCTTCCTGAACTCAGCAGCATTAGGCCCTTCCACAACCTCATAAACACACCTCTCAATCTCTTCTACACTTCCAACCCCATCTTCTCCAACTTTAATTCTCACCCCATTCTTTAACACATTCTCAATAAGCATAGCATTAGTTGGTTGATCAGCCCAAGAAGGGTAAGCAATAACAGGCACACCAATTATCAATGTCTCAAGTAATGAGTTCCAGCCACAATGACTTATAAAACAAGCCACTGCAGGGTGCTGTAACACCTTCGTCTGTGCACACCATTTCACAACCAAAACTCTCCCTTCAGTTTCTTCCAAAAACTCTTTTGGTAATTCATAAGCAGGATCCTCCCATGCCAATCTCCCATTATTTTCTAGCTTAACAACCCATAGAAAATTCTGTCTGCTATTCTTCAAAGCTGTAGCTAAATTACTCATCTGTTTTTTCGACAACACAATCAAACTACCAAATGATATATAAATAACCGATGAATTTGGTTTACTATTAAGCCATTCTATGCATGAATTTTCTGCATTCCACATATCAGCACTAACATTACTTGTCTCCTTTTCACCTAATAaagaaggtgaaaccaatgctcCAATAGGATAAATTGGGGTTAGTGAATCCATTGATTTCACTATCTCATCCTCGATTTCAAAAAATGAAGATCCTAAAACCCATTTCACTTTATCCAAAGCTTTGCTGAAATCAGCCATAAGTTCGTCATACTGAGGAGGACTAGAAGGAAGAATTATTGAAGGAAGATCTCTTACCTCTAAGGTTGGTAGCCCAGGTAAATGCACTTTCTCATTGAGATCCTCCAACTTGGGAAATGAATCAATCTTCATATAGTAACGATAGTAAATCGAATAGCAAGCAGAAGCTTGGATCCAAAGCACTGCACAAGGGATTTGATATTCAGCAGCAACATCAATAGCCCAAGGAACAAAGGGAGTGACAATAACACATGAAAATGTTTGGTTTTTGCTGAGGTTGTCAATGAGATTTGAAAGGTTTTTAGCACCCTTTTCACGTGAGGTTTTGATTACAGTTTTTGTATCAGAGCGGTCGAAGTCGATGCTGAGACCGTCGGAAAAGAACTCAAGTCGGATACCTGAGTCAGATAAATTCTGGTCAGTGTTTTTGAGCATGCGCGCACGACCTTCTTCGGTTGTGGCTATGGTGACATGAACACCCTTTGAAACGAGGCGTTTGGCGAAGTTTAACATGGGGTTAACGTGACCTTGTAAGGCCAGTGACACCATGAGAATGTTGATGTTGGTTTTTTCTGCTACTGACATGGTTACTGATTGCACAAGCAACAGAAGCGAAACACTATAGTGTAAAATTGTGAAAGAGAGATGGCTAGAACAATTATGTCTTCTTAGTCCTTATTTATAAAACATTTTTTTACAAGTGTCAAAAAAATCAAGTATAATTTATATATAAAGTTTGTAGGTATATATGCATGTACCTATACATTAAATTCAATAGAATGTTGGTTTCTTATATTATAAGACACATATTGATGGTATTCAACaatatttttggaaaaaaaatcaatttaataTAAAAGGAAATGGgatattcattttatttttaatgtatatattttttattttaatttttaagtaaatattatacatttttttaaagattttttatACGGTCAGTTAATAATAAccattgatttatttaaaatgtttgacttttattttaaccatttaaaaagtaatacaaacagatgattgtgatgtattgatagtgtaaaattttttacactgacagtgcataaAAATTGATCTCTTTTGTGaagaatttaattgatatataCTGACAGTGTAAATAATAAccattgatttatttaaaatttttaacttttattttaacCATTTAAAAAGTAATACAACCAGATGATTGTGATGTACTGACAGTGTGAAACTTTTTACACTGACCGTGGATGTGATTTTGATTTTCTTCTCGctttttatatataatttttgaaaataatctcaaaattctaaaatatttttgttttaattccTAAAATTAAAATTCGAACGATAATCTATTAATTTTAAGAACTAAAAGCAAATAAAATCCAACATATAAgaattttattaaaaaaaatgcaaaaataaaaattaaaagcATGTCAACTTATTCGAACTTAGTCAATATtttaacattatatatatatatatatatatatatatatatatatatatatatatatatatatatatatatatatatatatatatatatatatatatatatatatatatatttattagAGTATTATTAAATTATATTTGTATATAAATAACCTAAGTTCAACCTTAAGTTTTCGTAATTTGTTAATCAATTTTCATACCAAAGAATTTGTAATATAATTAGCATAATGATGCCTTTTTTTTAATAACATTCATGGTTTGGTTACAAACATAATTATGTCTAATCATATACAATAGTGAAAATAATAATATATGGTTTATTGATTGTATTATGTTTTTGAATGAATGCCTACAATTAAACTTTTTATATGGTAATGAATTAtttttactttatttaaattttCTTTTTCAAAGTTACTTATTAATAGAAATCTAATCATATTTGACTAAACAAATTCAAAAATACTTATTATTTATTAAATATATGTTGAGTCAAACTATTTGAGTTTTTAAAAATATATTCTATTTTTCTTTCAtattttgtgtttgtttaaactatttttaatttcaaattttacatatttataaaatataattatatatattttattttaatataaaaataaaagtTAATTGGTATTTTATCCCTGCCATATAGGCGAACTTTGAACAATCTCTTGTAAAAAAATTGATTTTCATCCTCAACATTTGAAGTTTTCTTTATTTTAATCCCTCGTGAGACCAGTCAACAAAATATTTGACGCATCGGTCTTCTTTTTtaacttttatttatttttagagACATGGACGACTTAGAAAGCCAATATGgattaaaaataataaaaaataaataaaatcaacaaaGTTGTCCATgtcaataaaaataaaaataaatttaaacaAGACGATCACATCAAAGATTTTGGTGACTGAGTCTCATGAGGGAAGAGAATCTTCAAATGTTAAAGATGAAAATCAAAAGTTTTTGATAGTGGGATTTTTCAAAATTCACCCATATAGCAGGAGGCAAAATACATATTGTTCTTGCTAAACATTATTTGGAGAAACTTCCTTGAAACTAGTCAGGTGAAGCCACAATCGTCCTATTTTACTATGATATATCCGTTGTCCCCCTTCTTCATGGGGAAGTCTCCTCTTATAGTCATTCATTCATCAATGGCTTTAAAGAGATGCttattgtaacacccttctaaaataccccgagtatataattaaaataacacattatcaatcagagtaaat includes:
- the LOC127135322 gene encoding UDP-glycosyltransferase 84B2-like, encoding MSVAEKTNINILMVSLALQGHVNPMLNFAKRLVSKGVHVTIATTEEGRARMLKNTDQNLSDSGIRLEFFSDGLSIDFDRSDTKTVIKTSREKGAKNLSNLIDNLSKNQTFSCVIVTPFVPWAIDVAAEYQIPCAVLWIQASACYSIYYRYYMKIDSFPKLEDLNEKVHLPGLPTLEVRDLPSIILPSSPPQYDELMADFSKALDKVKWVLGSSFFEIEDEIVKSMDSLTPIYPIGALVSPSLLGEKETSNVSADMWNAENSCIEWLNSKPNSSVIYISFGSLIVLSKKQMSNLATALKNSRQNFLWVVKLENNGRLAWEDPAYELPKEFLEETEGRVLVVKWCAQTKVLQHPAVACFISHCGWNSLLETLIIGVPVIAYPSWADQPTNAMLIENVLKNGVRIKVGEDGVGSVEEIERCVYEVVEGPNAAEFRKRALEIKESAKKASQDGGSSSVNINKFLSELKVMNGPKSTKFTKMGRPLSTLWKGITKVRSFFSRIIHLG